A single region of the Salipaludibacillus sp. LMS25 genome encodes:
- a CDS encoding PadR family transcriptional regulator, whose translation MTRLLVLGMLDMHPMSGYDVKQMLQLNDAERWAGVLIGSIYHALKKLEKEGHIEITSIEHTGHRQKAIYQITDQGRSHLHELVVDTLSSPAIVYPSPLYSGLSFSHKLDSKEALEALKKQQAHLEEERRALQHGLELKNATMQNTIPPMTKLIFDHMFTVIEQQQIFITNAISLLESGD comes from the coding sequence ATGACACGATTACTCGTTCTTGGCATGCTAGATATGCATCCTATGTCAGGCTATGATGTTAAACAGATGCTACAATTAAATGATGCAGAGCGTTGGGCTGGGGTATTAATTGGCTCCATCTATCATGCGTTAAAAAAGTTAGAAAAAGAAGGTCACATTGAAATAACGAGTATTGAACACACAGGTCATCGCCAAAAAGCGATCTACCAAATAACTGATCAAGGACGCAGTCACTTACATGAGTTAGTTGTAGACACACTCTCCTCTCCAGCAATTGTTTACCCGTCACCTTTATATTCGGGGTTATCTTTCTCACATAAATTAGATAGTAAAGAAGCTTTAGAGGCGCTTAAAAAACAGCAGGCTCATCTTGAAGAGGAGCGACGTGCTCTCCAGCACGGCCTTGAACTAAAAAATGCCACGATGCAAAATACGATTCCACCAATGACTAAGCTCATTTTTGACCATATGTTCACAGTTATTGAACAGCAACAAATCTTTATAACTAACGCAATTAGTTTATTAGAGAGCGGTGACTAG